A stretch of Dysidea avara chromosome 5, odDysAvar1.4, whole genome shotgun sequence DNA encodes these proteins:
- the LOC136257109 gene encoding zinc finger protein GLIS1-like, which produces MAGSRRNSDASFPPIMIQRGTPCLGPANGAANDEVDTRLLPNLTPYRSVLSSGGQSYQWTNNGPFKEPHPIHVKSEGSRLLQPCGKDPRNYLASPHMEQTSHVNIKSRQHLAPLSPSVHHLRPPVGCGRHVTPTSPTFSDISSIRFTPRSPAAGHFGVAESPCCNNGRHKTPVRSRTIPTISSGVLLSSSLSMELDEASVSPLIPSINSYSPYLNSYLHTPVDYGSPHGVAAAVNAGHFTRKRPLSSSPLSDLVDFNSMIRTSPSSLVAYINNSQSPAGVMGHLVGPPALIHAKSNETLLHHQPPPLHRKSTTTTITNHITITQHAPTELEPTSSNMTLLIPATATATESCQPLEDSEPLEPLVCRWLDCEQVFEEQDDMVRHIEKVHVEEQRRGNEFVCWWQGCGRNKKPFNARYKLLIHMRIHSGEKPNKCSYPGCNKAFSRLENLKIHMRSHTGERPYLCQFPGCHKSFSNSSDRSKHQRTHIEEKPYACSYPNCVKRYTDPSSLRKHARTHQQSNKKARGEDSKEQLDSCLMVQGIQKSDKQSLTNTTNGTSDKKPAPIVVHHQPPEIPLYPVTSVITEYPSSPYHLTAVHSPSMQQANQSPLMQTSPSMQASHSPLMQVSHSPLMHHPVPSHSPMMQSSTGTAYLTAANGQFSNPPSPMAYSPASVMQQQQQYPQGGGACHLYTAGQDAIPNRPPPEYPNKGYYGMTSTTFSHDHI; this is translated from the exons ATGGCTGGCAGTAGACGTAATAGCGATGCATCGTTCCCGCCGATCATGATCCAACGCGGTACACCATGTCTCGGTCCCGCTAATGGAGCGGCTAATGATGAGGTTGATACCAGACTATTACCTAACCTCACCCCGTATAGAAGTGTGCTAAGCTCAGGGGGACAGAGTTACCAGTGGACTAACAATGGACCTTTTAAGGAACCGCATCCAATCCACGTCAAATCAGAGGGTTCGCGATTGCTCCAGCCATGCGGGAAAGATCCGCGAAACTACCTCGCATCCCCACACATGGAACAAACTTCTCACGTGAACATCAAGTCTCGCCAACACTTGGCACCCCTGTCCCCCAGTGTGCATCACTTGAGACCACCAGTGGGTTGTGGCAGACATGTGACACCTACCTCACCAACATTTTCTGACATATCTTCAATAAGGTTCACACCACGATCTCCGGCAGCTGGACACTTTGGAGTGGCAGAGTCACCATGTTGCAATAATGGCCGACACAAGACTCCTGTCAGATCTAGAACTATCCCCACAATTAGTTCTGGTGTTCTCTTATCGTCTAGTTTATCAATGGAGCTAGATGAGGCCAGTGTGTCACCTCTTATCCCTTCAATCAACTCCTATTCCCCTTACCTTAACTCTTACCTACACACACCAGTGGATTATGGGTCACCTCATGGAGTAGCAGCTGCTGTTAATGCTGGACACTTCACTCGTAAGAGACCTCTGTCATCATCACCTCTCTCTGATCTAGTAGACTTCAACTCAATGATCCGCACATCTCCTAGCTCCCTAGTAGCCTACATCAACAACAGCCAATCACCAGCTGGTGTTATGGGACACCTGGTGGGTCCCCCAGCTCTGATACATGCTAAATCTAATGAGACTCTACTTCATCATCAACCACCTCCGCTGCATAGGAAGTCTACCACTACAACTATTACTAATCACATCACGATCACTCAACATGCTCCTACAGAGCTGGAGCCCACCAGTTCTAACATGACATTACTAATacctgctactgctactgctacagAGAGCTGTCAACCTTTAGAGGATAGTGAACCACTGGAGCCATTAGTGTGCAGATGGTTGGACTGTGAACAAGTGTTTGAGGAGCAGGATGATATG GTACGTCATATTGAGAAAGTGCATGTGGAGGAACAACGTCGTGGCAATGAGTTTGTATGCTGGTGGCAGGGATGTGGACGAAACAAGAAGCCATTTAATGCTCGCTACAAGCTACTCATTCACATGAGAATACACTCTGGAGAGAAGCCTAACAAGTGCTCG TATCCTGGATGTAATAAAGCATTTTCTCGACTTGAGAACCTCAAGATCCACATGAGGTCTCACACAGGAGAGAGACCTTACTTGTGCCAATTTCCTGGTTGTCACAAATCATTCTCTAATTCTTCAGATCGCTCCAAGCATCAACGAACACATATTGAGGAG AAGCCATATGCCTGCAGCTATCCCAATTGTGTCAAGCGTTACACTGACCCCAGTTCATTAAGGAAACATGCTCGTACTCACCAACAGTCCAATAAGAAG GCTCGTGGTGAGGACAGCAAAGAACAATTAGACTCATGTCTGATGGTACAGGGTATTCAGAAAAGTGACAAGCAGTCATTAACTAATACAACTAATGGAACTAGTGATAAGAAGCCTGCTCCAATAGTGGTTCATCATCAACCACCAGAAATACCTCTTTACCCAGTCACTAGTGTGATAACAGAATACCCATCAAGCCCATATCATCTCACTGCTGTGCATTCCCCATCAATGCAGCAAGCTAACCAATCTCCTTTAATGCAAACAAGCCCGTCTATGCAAGCCAGCCACTCCCCCTTGATGCAAGTTAGCCACTCCCCTTTAATGCACCACCCAGTACCCAGCCATTCTCCAATGATGCAATCATCTACTGGAACAGCATACTTAACAGCAGCAAATGGTCAATTCTCTAATCCTCCCAGTCCAATGGCATACTCTCCAGCTAGTGtaatgcagcagcagcagcagtaccCCCAGGGGGGTGGGGCTTGTCACCTGTACACTGCAGGTCAGGACGCTATACCAAATAGACCACCTCCGGAGTATCCCAATAAGGGATATTATGGAATGACTTCTACAACATTTTCTCACGATCACATTTGA
- the LOC136257111 gene encoding FAD-linked sulfhydryl oxidase ALR-like encodes MASASSPHEPCRVCGDFKTWQKQKAARQKTTTVEGKSDCPADREQLGRETWTFLHTMAAYYPEQPSVAQQHDMKTFMTLFSKFYPCKDCAEHLRDRMKEHPVKVANQKELSQWMCDIHNDINKLLGKKLFDCSRVNERWRDGWKDGSCDL; translated from the exons ATGGCAAGCGCTTCTTCGCCACATGAACCTTGTCGAGTTTGTGGCGACTTTAAGACTTGGCAGAAACAGAAAGCAGCTCGTCAGAAGACAACTACAGTAGAAGGAAAA TCCGATTGTCCGGCTGACAGGGAGCAATTGGGGCGGGAGACATGGACATTCCTCCACACCATGGCGGCTTATTACCCGGAGCAGCCAAGTGTGGCGCAACAGCATGACATGAAGACGTTCATGACACTATTCTCCAAGTTTTATCCTTGCAAGGACTGTGCTGAACATCTCAGAGACAG GATGAAGGAACATCCGGTGAAAGTAGCCAATCAGAAGGAGCTAAGTCAGTGGATGTGTGATATCCATAACGACATCAACAAGTTGCTAGGGAAGAAATTGTTTGACTGTTCTCGTGTGAACGAGAGGTGGAGGGACGGGTGGAAggatggatcatgtgatctataa
- the LOC136257110 gene encoding glutamate--tRNA ligase-like: MSRVRVRFSPSPTGRLHLGGLRTALYNYALARKHGGAFVLRVDDTDPGKSVPGAIDNMLTMFDWLGIAFDEGPHVGGTHGPYKQSQRLHHYRQSASGLVKVDAAYHCFCSKERLQFLRDYRTGYDGHCRRLSRKQVDDNLSAGLDHVIRLKVPAEGRVAVDDGLHGNTLFECATLDDQVLLKSNGYPTYHLATVVDDHMMQISHVIRGEDLLPSTAKHVLLYKALNWTHPQFVHLPLLLNKAGKISKSNNDVAIETYKQDGFLATTMINYTALQGWSDGDHEVFDLDQFVELFSLDGLNKASCRHNHDKLIWLNRQHLLLQYHHDPTTLINELRDNVIQHFPDIPTDDYRLSHTYLNKVIPLALEVTHTIPNMVEDVCYYWKDPLVTSSDVDSALLQDVINWLDWLPGDHGEEGYVVMLKSIATDHKLSVGKVMKACRHVITGGKAGPKVATLMDTLGPELTKNRLSQYVNK; this comes from the exons ATGTCACGTGTAAGGGTCAGGTTTAGCCCTAGTCCTACGGGAAGGTTACATCTTGGCGGGCTGAGGACCGCCTTATATAACTATGCGTTAGCGAGGAAACATGGAGGAGCCTTTGTGTTACGTGTGGATGACACCGATCCT GGTAAGTCAGTGCCTGGAGCTATCGATAACATGTTGACGATGTTTGATTGGCTGGGGATCGCGTTTGATGAAG GACCTCACGTGGGCGGGACTCATGGTCCGTACAAACAA TCACAACGATTACATCACTACAGACAGTCAGCTAGTGGTCTTGTTAAG GTTGATGCAGCCTACCACTGCTTCTGTTCCAAGGAAAGATTACAATTCCTAAGAGATTATCGTACTGGCTATGATGGCCACTGTAGGAGGTTGTCAAGGAAACAGGTTGATGATAATCTGTCGGCTggactggatcatgtgatcaggcTGAAG GTGCCAGCAGAAGGACGGGTTGCCGTTGATGATGGTCTCCATGGTAATACACTATTTGAATGTGCTACACTGGATGATCAG gTATTACTAAAGAGTAACGGCTACCCCACTTATCATCTAGCAACAGTTGTcgatgatcacatgatgcagaTCAGTCATGTGATCAGAGGAGAG GACTTGTTACCATCAACGGCTAAACACGTACTACTCTACAAAGCACTCAATTGGACACACCCACAATTCGTACACCTGCCGCTATTGTTAAATAA GGCTGGCAAGATATCCAAAAGTAACAATGATGTCGCCATAGAAACCTACAAG CAAGATGGCTTCCTAGCAACAACAATGATTAACTACACAGCACTTCAGGGATGGAGTGATGGTGACCATGAAGTGTTTGATTTGGATCAGTTTGTAGAACTATTCTCATTGGATGGATTGAACAAGGCATCATGTCGACATAATCATGACAAGCTGATCTGGTTAAACAGGCAACACCTGTTATTGCAGTACCACCATGACCCAACCACTCTAATTAATGAGCTCCGGGATAATGTGATCCAGCACTTCCCTGA TATTCCAACTGATGACTACCGACTAAGCCACACCTACCTGAATAAAGTGATCCCATTGGCTCTA GAGGTGACACACACAATTCCTAATATGGTAGAAGATGTGTGCTATTATTGGAAGGATCCACTAGTGACATCATCAGATGTTGACTCAG CACTACTACAAGATGTGATAAACTGGTTGGACTGGTTACCTGGTGACCATGGTGAAGAGGGTTATGTTGTCATGTTAAAATCCATAGCGACAGATCACAAATTGTCAGTAGGGAAGGTGATGAAGGCGTGTCGTCATGTAATCACTGGAGGGAAG GCTGGACCGAAGGTAGCTACTCTAATGGACACATTGGGGCCAGAACTAACTAAGAATAGATTGTCACAATAtgtcaataaataa